From the Chitinolyticbacter meiyuanensis genome, one window contains:
- the glgA gene encoding glycogen synthase GlgA, whose amino-acid sequence MRVLHVCSELFPLLKTGGLADVTGALPPKLIELGIDVRVLVPGFPAIKAGLAEEGDVTHLDTPFGPVRLWFGRLGAVGIYVIDAPELYDRPGNPYEDAAKQPYGDNHRRFALLAWVAAELASGLDGFWQPEVVHGHDWHAGLTPAYIAARGHPAKTVFTVHNLAYQGIFGPREFAELALPGHFFDVNGIEFNGDVSFMKAGLFYADHVTTVSPTYAREITTPEQGCGLQGLLQSRGASLTGILNGVDEAVWDPAHDALIATAFTAEKPTGKAKCKAALQADMGLTVTDEVPLFAVVSRLTEQKGLHLVLQVLPQIAAAGGQFVLLGSGDPGLEAAFRTAAELHPGQVAIHIGYDEAHSHRVMAGADVVLVPSRFEPCGLTQLYGLKYGALPLVRRVGGLADTVIDCALENLADESATGFVFQDFTVAGIAAATRRAFALWARSKEWKAVRRQAMRRDFGWQASAAAYIDLYRHLLGR is encoded by the coding sequence ATGCGCGTATTGCACGTCTGCTCCGAGCTGTTTCCCCTCCTCAAGACTGGCGGCCTCGCCGACGTCACCGGGGCGCTACCGCCCAAGCTGATCGAGCTGGGGATCGATGTGCGCGTGCTGGTGCCGGGCTTTCCCGCGATCAAGGCGGGGCTCGCCGAGGAAGGCGACGTGACCCACCTTGATACGCCGTTCGGCCCGGTGCGGCTGTGGTTTGGCCGGCTGGGTGCAGTCGGCATCTACGTGATCGACGCGCCGGAGCTGTATGACCGGCCCGGCAATCCCTACGAGGACGCGGCCAAGCAACCCTATGGCGACAATCATCGCCGCTTCGCGTTGCTCGCCTGGGTCGCCGCCGAACTCGCCAGCGGACTCGATGGCTTCTGGCAACCCGAGGTGGTGCACGGCCACGACTGGCATGCCGGGTTGACCCCAGCCTATATCGCCGCGCGTGGCCATCCGGCCAAGACGGTGTTCACCGTGCACAACCTCGCCTACCAAGGCATCTTCGGGCCGCGCGAGTTCGCCGAGCTCGCTCTGCCCGGCCACTTCTTCGACGTGAACGGCATCGAATTCAACGGCGATGTGTCGTTCATGAAGGCCGGCCTGTTCTACGCCGACCACGTGACGACGGTGTCGCCCACCTATGCCCGCGAGATCACCACGCCGGAGCAGGGTTGCGGCCTGCAGGGCCTGCTGCAAAGCCGCGGTGCCAGCCTGACGGGTATCCTCAACGGCGTGGATGAAGCGGTGTGGGATCCGGCGCACGACGCGCTGATCGCCACCGCCTTCACCGCCGAGAAACCCACCGGCAAGGCCAAATGCAAGGCCGCGCTGCAGGCAGACATGGGCCTCACCGTCACCGACGAGGTACCGCTGTTCGCCGTAGTCAGCCGGCTCACCGAGCAGAAAGGCCTGCACCTGGTGCTGCAGGTCCTGCCGCAGATCGCGGCGGCCGGTGGCCAGTTCGTGCTGCTGGGCAGCGGCGACCCTGGGCTGGAAGCAGCCTTCCGTACCGCTGCCGAACTGCATCCGGGCCAGGTCGCCATCCATATCGGCTACGACGAGGCGCATTCGCACCGGGTGATGGCGGGTGCCGACGTGGTGCTGGTGCCCAGCCGTTTCGAGCCCTGCGGCCTCACCCAGCTCTATGGCCTGAAATACGGTGCGCTGCCACTGGTGCGCCGCGTCGGTGGCCTTGCCGACACCGTCATCGACTGCGCGCTGGAGAACCTTGCGGACGAAAGCGCCACCGGCTTCGTGTTCCAGGATTTCACCGTGGCCGGCATCGCCGCCGCCACGCGCCGCGCCTTCGCGTTATGGGCGCGCAGCAAGGAATGGAAAGCAGTGCGTCGCCAGGCCATGCGCCGTGACTTCGGCTGGCAGGCCTCGGCCGCCGCCTATATCGATCTGTATCGCCATCTGCTCGGACGTTGA
- a CDS encoding MarR family winged helix-turn-helix transcriptional regulator, which translates to MPTATPETALAVLQQFRLVVSAMQGQYQRMHRQTGLSGAQLWFLQEIASEPGLTLGQVAQRLAIHQSTASNQLEKLVRRGLVLRNKQAVDRRVTRLQLTEAGHAALAASSGPARGLLQQTLLTMPEPELQMLHAALSALGQRLGPWLSEHDAHTPLATLLGQPGQDE; encoded by the coding sequence ATGCCCACCGCCACTCCTGAAACGGCGCTCGCCGTGCTGCAGCAATTCCGCCTCGTCGTTTCGGCCATGCAGGGTCAATACCAGCGCATGCACCGGCAGACCGGGCTCTCCGGCGCGCAGCTGTGGTTCCTGCAGGAGATCGCCAGTGAGCCAGGGCTGACGCTGGGCCAAGTGGCGCAGCGGCTGGCCATCCACCAGTCCACCGCCAGCAACCAGCTGGAAAAGCTGGTACGGCGCGGCCTGGTGCTGCGCAACAAGCAGGCAGTGGATCGCCGCGTCACCCGCCTGCAGCTGACCGAGGCCGGGCACGCAGCGCTAGCCGCCAGCAGCGGACCGGCACGCGGCTTGCTGCAACAGACACTGCTCACCATGCCCGAGCCTGAACTGCAGATGCTGCATGCCGCGCTTTCCGCGCTCGGCCAGCGGCTCGGCCCCTGGCTTTCCGAACACGATGCCCACACCCCCCTGGCCACCCTGTTGGGTCAGCCCGGCCAAGACGAGTGA
- the glgC gene encoding glucose-1-phosphate adenylyltransferase, translating into METQLIDKATLARQLPNKAVALVLAGGRGSRLKALTDHRAKPAVYFGGKFRIIDFALSNCLNSGIRRIGVVTQYKSHSLLRHLQRGWAFLRSDMNEFVDLLPAQQRVDEEHWYRGTADAVYQNMDIIRSYRPEYVVILAGDHIYKMDYARMLVDHVLQQANCTVACIEVPVEEATAFGVMAVDETRKITAFVEKPANPPAMPGKPDTALASMGVYVFNAEYLYRLLDEDLADPESDHDFGKNIIPKAVTEGSALAHPFSLSCVKSDVDGKEYWRDVGTVDAYWAANLDLASVTPELDVYDETWPIRTYQEQLPPAKFVQDHNGSHGMTLNSLVSGGSIVSGSLVINSVLFSRVRVHSFCTIDSSVILPEVTVGRNCRLRRCVIDRGCQLPDGTVIGENAEEDKRRFHRSDNGVVLVTKDMLAKL; encoded by the coding sequence ATGGAAACCCAACTGATCGACAAGGCCACGCTGGCGCGCCAACTGCCCAACAAGGCGGTGGCGCTGGTGCTGGCCGGTGGGCGCGGTTCGCGGCTGAAGGCATTGACCGACCACAGGGCCAAGCCGGCCGTGTACTTCGGCGGCAAGTTCCGCATCATCGATTTCGCACTGTCCAATTGCCTGAACTCGGGCATCCGCCGCATCGGCGTGGTCACACAGTACAAGTCGCACTCGCTATTGCGCCACCTGCAGCGCGGCTGGGCCTTCCTGCGTTCCGACATGAACGAGTTCGTCGACCTGCTGCCTGCGCAGCAGCGCGTGGACGAGGAACACTGGTACCGCGGCACCGCCGACGCCGTGTACCAGAACATGGATATCATCCGCAGCTACCGCCCCGAGTACGTGGTGATCCTGGCCGGGGACCACATCTACAAGATGGATTACGCCCGGATGCTGGTCGATCACGTGCTGCAGCAGGCCAACTGCACCGTGGCCTGCATCGAAGTACCGGTCGAGGAAGCCACCGCCTTCGGCGTGATGGCCGTGGACGAAACCCGCAAGATCACCGCCTTCGTCGAAAAGCCGGCCAACCCGCCCGCCATGCCGGGCAAGCCCGATACCGCGCTCGCGTCAATGGGCGTCTACGTGTTCAACGCCGAGTACCTGTATCGGTTGCTCGACGAGGATCTGGCCGATCCGGAATCCGATCACGATTTCGGCAAGAACATCATCCCCAAGGCCGTGACCGAAGGCAGCGCGCTGGCGCACCCGTTCTCGCTGTCGTGCGTGAAGAGCGATGTGGACGGCAAGGAATACTGGCGCGACGTCGGCACCGTCGATGCCTATTGGGCCGCCAACCTCGACCTCGCCTCGGTTACGCCGGAGCTCGATGTCTACGATGAGACCTGGCCGATCCGCACCTACCAGGAACAACTGCCGCCGGCCAAGTTCGTGCAGGATCACAATGGCAGCCACGGCATGACGCTGAACTCGCTGGTGTCCGGCGGCAGCATTGTCTCCGGCTCGCTCGTCATCAATTCGGTACTGTTCTCGCGTGTGCGCGTGCACTCGTTCTGCACCATCGATTCCTCGGTGATCCTGCCCGAGGTGACGGTGGGCCGGAATTGCCGGCTACGCCGCTGCGTGATCGACCGCGGCTGCCAGTTGCCCGACGGCACCGTGATCGGCGAGAACGCCGAGGAAGACAAGCGCCGTTTCCACCGCTCCGACAACGGCGTGGTGCTGGTCACCAAGGACATGCTGGCCAAGCTGTGA
- the uvrB gene encoding excinuclease ABC subunit UvrB → MYVEFPNSPYKLFQPFPPAGDQPTAIGQLVEGLEDGLKYQTLLGVTGSGKTYTMANVIARTGRPAIVMAPNKTLAAQLYAEFREFFPENAVEYFVSYYDYYQPEAYVPSRDLFIEKDSSINEHIEQMRLSATKAMLERPDCIIVATVSAIYGIGDPSDYHQMILHLKEGEKHPQRDIIKRLSAMQYDRNEMDFGRGTFRVRGDVIDVFPAENAELALRIDLFDDEVEKLSLFDPLTGHVKSRVGRYTVFPSSHYVTPRDTVLRAVDKIKDELRTRLEFFHKDQKLVEAQRLEQRTRFDLEMLNEMGFCKGIENYSRHFSGKAPGEAPPTLIDYLPANSLMFLDESHVMIGQIGAMYKGDRARKENLVDYGFRLPSALDNRPLRFEEFERMMPQTVFVSATPAAYEEQHQGQVVEQVVRPTGLVDPVVEVRPVGTQVDDVLSEINKRVAVGERVLITTLTKRMSEQLTEYLAEHGVKVRYLHSDIETVERVEIIRDLRLGVFDVLIGINLLREGLDIPEVSLVAILDADKEGFLRSERSLIQTIGRAARNLNGTAILYADTVTDSMKRAIGETERRRAKQMAFNTEHGISPKSVTKRIKDIIDGVYNEEDAAAARLEAKRLRMVDELDEKQLAKELKRIEKDMLEAAKNLEFEKAAKLRDELKQLRERVFGAE, encoded by the coding sequence ATGTACGTCGAATTCCCCAACTCCCCGTACAAGCTGTTCCAGCCTTTTCCGCCGGCGGGCGATCAGCCCACCGCCATCGGCCAGCTGGTCGAAGGGCTGGAGGACGGCCTGAAGTACCAGACGTTGCTGGGCGTGACCGGCTCGGGCAAGACCTACACCATGGCCAACGTGATCGCCCGCACCGGGCGCCCGGCCATCGTGATGGCGCCGAACAAGACGCTGGCCGCACAGCTCTATGCCGAGTTCCGTGAGTTCTTCCCCGAGAACGCGGTCGAGTACTTCGTCAGCTACTACGACTACTACCAGCCCGAAGCCTACGTTCCCAGTCGCGACCTGTTCATCGAGAAGGATTCGTCGATCAACGAGCACATCGAGCAGATGCGGCTCTCCGCCACCAAGGCGATGCTGGAGCGGCCGGACTGCATCATCGTCGCCACGGTGAGCGCGATCTACGGTATCGGCGATCCTTCCGACTACCACCAGATGATCCTGCACCTGAAGGAAGGCGAGAAACATCCACAGCGCGACATCATCAAGCGACTTTCGGCGATGCAGTACGACCGCAACGAGATGGACTTCGGCCGTGGCACCTTCCGTGTGCGTGGCGACGTGATCGACGTGTTCCCGGCAGAAAACGCCGAGCTGGCGCTGCGCATCGACCTGTTCGACGACGAGGTGGAAAAGCTCAGCCTGTTCGATCCGCTTACCGGCCACGTGAAGAGCCGGGTCGGCCGCTACACCGTGTTCCCGTCCAGCCACTACGTGACGCCGCGCGATACCGTGCTGCGCGCTGTGGACAAGATCAAGGACGAGCTGCGTACCCGGCTGGAGTTCTTTCACAAGGATCAGAAGCTGGTCGAAGCGCAACGGCTGGAACAGCGCACCCGGTTCGATTTGGAAATGCTCAATGAAATGGGCTTTTGCAAGGGCATCGAGAACTACTCGCGGCATTTCTCCGGCAAGGCGCCGGGCGAAGCCCCGCCGACGCTGATCGACTACCTGCCGGCCAATTCGCTGATGTTCCTCGACGAAAGCCACGTGATGATCGGCCAGATCGGCGCCATGTACAAAGGCGACCGCGCGCGCAAGGAGAACCTCGTCGACTACGGCTTCCGCCTGCCCTCGGCACTCGACAACCGCCCGCTGCGCTTCGAGGAATTCGAGCGGATGATGCCGCAAACGGTGTTCGTCTCGGCTACACCAGCCGCTTACGAGGAACAGCACCAGGGCCAGGTGGTCGAGCAGGTGGTGCGCCCCACCGGCCTGGTCGACCCGGTGGTTGAAGTACGGCCGGTCGGAACGCAGGTCGACGATGTGCTCTCGGAGATCAACAAGCGCGTCGCCGTGGGCGAGCGCGTGCTGATCACCACGCTCACCAAGCGCATGTCCGAGCAACTGACCGAGTATCTGGCCGAGCATGGCGTGAAGGTGCGCTACCTGCACTCGGACATCGAAACGGTCGAGCGCGTCGAGATCATCCGCGACCTGCGCCTCGGCGTGTTCGACGTGCTGATCGGCATCAACCTGCTGCGTGAGGGCCTCGACATCCCCGAGGTCTCACTGGTGGCCATCCTTGATGCCGACAAGGAAGGCTTTTTGCGCAGCGAGCGCAGCCTGATCCAGACCATCGGCCGCGCCGCACGTAACCTCAACGGCACCGCCATTCTCTATGCCGACACCGTCACCGATTCGATGAAGCGCGCCATCGGCGAAACCGAGCGCCGCCGCGCCAAGCAGATGGCGTTCAATACCGAACACGGTATTTCGCCCAAGAGCGTTACCAAGCGCATCAAGGACATCATCGACGGCGTCTACAACGAGGAGGACGCCGCCGCGGCGCGACTGGAGGCCAAGCGGCTGCGCATGGTCGACGAGCTGGACGAGAAACAACTGGCCAAGGAGCTCAAGCGCATCGAGAAGGACATGCTGGAAGCCGCCAAGAACCTGGAATTCGAGAAGGCCGCCAAGCTGCGCGACGAACTCAAGCAGTTGCGCGAGCGGGTGTTCGGCGCCGAATAG
- the glgP gene encoding glycogen/starch/alpha-glucan family phosphorylase: MTIDFVHDSPGNDVASLKRSIANKLVFAIGKDPITAQPRDWLFATMLAARDRLVERWMRTTRAQYSQDVKRVYYLSMEFLMGRALTNALLAMGLYEDVRHALDDLGVDYDEIDEIEPDAALGNGGLGRLAACFLDAMATLGLPGYGYGIRYDYGMFKQRIIEGNQVETPDYWLANGYPWEFVRPEVQYLVRFGGRVQEEGHKRMRWVETHDVFAEAHDHIIPGYDTLATNTLRLWSARASNEINLTKFNQGDYFAAVEEKNLSENVSRVLYPDDSTYSGKELRLRQEYFFVSASLQDILRRHVRAYNTVANLADKVAIHLNDTHPVLAIPELMRVLIDDHHMTFEAAWKIATQVFSYTNHTLMSEALETWPVDMLGRVLPRHLQLIFDINDNFLDEVRDKLGDDTELIRRVSLIDEHGERRVRMAYLAVVASHKVNGVSALHSDLMVQSIFADFAKLYPERFTNKTNGITPRRWLAQANPALSDVIDHYVGKTWRGNLDELAELKQHLDYPAFVKAVMEAKFANKQHLAQLIARKLGGVVDPHALFDVQVKRIHEYKRQLLNVLHVITRYNRILKHPDRDWVPRVVIFAGKAASAYRMAKLVIKLINDVGVKINNDPRIGDKLKVVFIPNYGVSLAEVIIPAADLSEQISTAGTEASGTGNMKFALNGALTIGTLDGANVEIREQVGEDNIFIFGNTADQVEALRRNGYNPRKYYEEDEELHEVLNMLASGYFSPGDPERYRLIFDVLVNWGDHYQLLADYRSYIDTQDQVDELYRHKEEWARRAILNIAGMGKFSADRTIREYADEIWNVTPVKL, translated from the coding sequence ATGACCATTGATTTCGTGCACGACTCCCCCGGCAACGACGTCGCCTCGCTCAAGCGCTCGATCGCCAACAAGCTGGTGTTCGCCATCGGCAAGGACCCGATCACCGCGCAGCCGCGCGACTGGCTGTTCGCCACCATGCTGGCCGCACGCGACCGGCTGGTCGAACGCTGGATGCGCACCACCCGCGCCCAGTATTCGCAGGACGTGAAACGCGTCTACTACCTGTCGATGGAATTCCTGATGGGCCGCGCGCTGACCAACGCGCTGCTGGCCATGGGCCTATACGAGGACGTACGCCATGCGCTGGACGATCTCGGCGTCGACTATGACGAGATCGACGAGATCGAGCCCGATGCCGCCCTCGGCAACGGTGGCCTCGGCCGGCTGGCCGCCTGCTTCCTCGACGCGATGGCCACACTGGGCCTGCCCGGATACGGCTATGGCATCCGCTACGACTACGGCATGTTCAAGCAGCGCATCATCGAGGGCAACCAGGTAGAAACGCCGGACTACTGGCTGGCCAACGGTTACCCGTGGGAGTTCGTGCGCCCCGAGGTGCAGTACCTGGTGCGCTTTGGCGGCCGGGTGCAGGAGGAAGGCCACAAGAGGATGCGCTGGGTCGAGACGCACGACGTGTTCGCCGAAGCCCACGATCACATCATCCCGGGCTACGACACGCTGGCGACCAACACGCTGCGGCTGTGGTCGGCGCGCGCCTCGAACGAAATCAACCTGACCAAGTTCAACCAGGGCGACTACTTCGCCGCGGTCGAGGAAAAGAACCTGTCCGAGAACGTGTCGCGCGTGCTCTATCCGGACGACTCCACCTACTCGGGCAAGGAATTGCGGCTGCGCCAGGAGTACTTCTTCGTCTCCGCCAGCCTGCAGGACATCCTGCGCCGCCACGTGCGCGCCTATAACACGGTGGCCAACCTCGCCGACAAGGTGGCTATCCACCTGAACGACACCCACCCGGTGCTGGCCATCCCCGAGCTGATGCGCGTGCTGATCGACGATCACCACATGACGTTCGAAGCCGCGTGGAAGATCGCCACCCAGGTGTTCAGCTACACCAACCACACGCTGATGAGCGAAGCGCTGGAAACCTGGCCGGTCGACATGCTGGGCCGCGTGCTGCCGCGCCACCTGCAGCTGATCTTCGACATCAACGACAACTTCCTCGACGAGGTGCGCGACAAGCTGGGTGACGACACCGAGCTGATCCGCCGCGTCTCGCTGATCGACGAGCACGGCGAGCGCCGCGTGCGCATGGCCTACCTCGCCGTGGTCGCCAGCCACAAGGTGAACGGCGTCTCCGCGCTGCACTCCGATCTGATGGTGCAGTCGATCTTCGCCGACTTCGCCAAGCTCTACCCCGAGCGCTTCACCAACAAGACCAACGGCATCACGCCGCGCCGCTGGCTGGCGCAGGCCAACCCGGCGCTGTCCGACGTGATCGACCACTACGTCGGCAAGACCTGGCGCGGCAACCTCGACGAGCTGGCCGAACTCAAGCAGCACCTGGACTACCCCGCTTTCGTCAAGGCGGTGATGGAAGCCAAGTTCGCCAACAAGCAGCACCTGGCCCAGCTGATCGCCCGCAAGCTCGGCGGCGTGGTCGATCCGCATGCGCTGTTCGACGTGCAGGTGAAGCGCATCCACGAATACAAGCGCCAGCTCTTGAACGTGCTGCACGTGATCACCCGCTACAACCGCATCCTCAAGCACCCGGATCGCGACTGGGTGCCGCGCGTGGTGATCTTCGCGGGCAAGGCCGCCAGCGCCTATCGCATGGCCAAGCTGGTGATCAAGCTGATCAACGACGTGGGCGTGAAGATCAACAACGATCCGCGCATCGGCGACAAGCTCAAGGTGGTGTTCATCCCCAACTACGGGGTGAGCCTGGCCGAGGTCATCATCCCGGCAGCCGATCTTTCCGAGCAGATCTCCACTGCCGGCACCGAGGCATCGGGCACCGGCAACATGAAGTTCGCCCTCAACGGCGCGCTCACCATCGGCACGCTCGACGGCGCCAATGTCGAGATCCGTGAACAGGTCGGCGAGGACAACATCTTCATCTTCGGCAACACCGCCGACCAGGTGGAAGCGCTGCGCCGCAACGGCTACAACCCGCGCAAGTACTACGAGGAGGACGAGGAGCTGCACGAGGTGCTGAACATGCTGGCCTCCGGCTACTTCAGCCCCGGCGATCCCGAGCGCTACCGGCTGATCTTCGATGTGCTGGTGAACTGGGGCGACCACTACCAGCTGCTCGCCGACTACCGCAGCTACATCGATACCCAGGACCAGGTGGACGAGCTTTACCGGCACAAGGAGGAGTGGGCCCGTCGCGCCATCCTCAACATCGCCGGCATGGGCAAATTCTCCGCCGACCGCACCATCCGCGAATACGCCGACGAGATCTGGAACGTGACGCCGGTGAAGCTGTGA